In the genome of Lichenicola cladoniae, the window GATGTTGGCCGGTGTCAGGGTCGGACGCAGGCGTGACAGGGCGTTGAGCACCACGTCGCTGCTGCACAGACCGGCGGACAGCGCCTCGCCACAGGCAGCCTCTACCGCCGGTAGTCCGTCCAGCGGCACGGCATTGAGGATGGCCACCATCTGGCGGTCGCCATCGACGGATCCGCGCAGTTTGCCCTGAATGCGACCGAGCGCGCCAGGCAGCACCCAGCCTTTGAACGGCGCGCCGTTGCGCAACGCACCTGGCTTGCGTGCCAGCACCGGCACGTAGTGCCAGGGATTGTAGACCGTCTGCTCGCGGCCAAAGCAGCGCGGATGATCGGCTACCGTCTGACCATCCTGGCGAATGTTGATGTGCTCGGCATAAGCATGCACCTCGACCGGCCGTCCGACCGCCTGCGACATGACCGAATACTTGTTGCGATCGAACGTCACCAGGCAGGTCTTGGACACCGCCGCGGTGCGCGCATTGAACCCGTCGAAGCGACCAGCATATGGCACCAGGTTGGGTCGCTCCTGCTCGAACATCTCCCACACCGGACAGTCCCGCCGCTCGGGGTGCGGATGCCCACGCGCATACAGCACGCACTGCTCGAGCAGCCAGCTGTTCATCTCGGTAAAAGTATCGAACCGCAGACGTGGTTTGAATAAACGTCCCCGCATGATGTTGACCTGGTTTTCGACCTGGCCTTTCTCCCAGCCCGACGCCGGCGTGCACGCGGTAGGCTCAACCAGGTAGTGGCTGCACATTTGCGCAAAGCGGCGGTTGAACTGCCGCTCGCGGCCGATCAACAGCGCATCCACTGCGGTGCGCATGTTATCGTAGATGCCGCGTTGGCAGGTGCCGCGGTAAAACGCGAACGCCTTGTCGTGCGCGTCGAACACCATCTCCTGCGCCTGGCGCGGATAGGCGCGTACGAAAGGCATCCGGCTGTGACAGAGCCGAACCTGCGCGACCTGCACCGAAGTGGTAATGCCGTGCATGACCACGATCTCGGTCGACCAGTCGAACTGGTAGGCCTCGCCGGGGGCAAAGCTCAGCGGGATGTAGGCGTCTGAGGATCCGGTGCCGCGCTTGCGTTGTCGTGTTTGGGCATAGCGGCGGACGGTGTCGTAACCGCCCTCAAACCCCTGGGTACGCAGGTCCTCAAAAATCCGAACCAGATCCAACCGCTCCCGGTTCGCCAGCCGGTCATTGGCGCCAAGTCGCTGCTCGAGTTCCTCAGTCCAGGCACCGAGCTTGGGTCGCGGCTGAACCTCGCGCTCGTAGGAAAAGGCGGTCTCACCGGACCGCAGCACACGCCGCACCGTGTTGCGCGCAAGATCGAATTCCGCGTGATCTGCTTGATCGACTTGCCGTCGACGAAGTGCGCCCGCCTGATCCGGGCAATCGTATCCACTTGGCTGTGACAACGAATTTTGGCCCAGTTGTGCTGATGAATTCTGGCCCACCTCCCGGTGTTTGACGTGCTGGTCCTGGCCGCGGCCAGGACCAGCACGTCGGTCGTCTTCTTGGGTTCGCGGTGTCAGGGCTTGGGCGCTTTGCGCTGTGCCGTCGTACGGCGGAACCGATAGGAGTCTGTGCCGGTCGTGATGATGTGCGCGCGGTCAGTCAGGCGATCGATCAGCGCCTTGCACAGACGCGGGTTGGGGATGACCTGTGACCATTCGGAGAATGGCAGGTTGGTTGTGACGATCACCGCCGCCTTCTCCGCCCTGTCGGCGATGACCTGGAACATCAGCTCGCAAGCGGTTTCGGCGAGCGGCACGTAGCCCAGTTCGTCGATGCAGATCAGGTCCAGCCGCTCCCAACGACCCAGCGCGCGGCTGAGCTGGTTGGCGTGCGCCGCCTCGGCCAGCTCGTTGACCAATGCCGTTGCCGTGGTGAACCGGACCCGTCGCCGCTGCCGGCAGGCGGCCACGCACAAGCCCGTCGCCAGATGGGTCTTTCCCGTGCCGGCATCGCCGACCAGCAGGATCGGCTCTGCCCTGGTTATGTAGTCGCCTTCGGCCAATGTCCGCAGTTGAGTGGCGGCAACCCCGGAGCGGTCGAATTCGAACGCGTCGAGGGTTTTCATGCGCGGCAGTCTGGCCTCGTGCAGCAGCCGCGCAATCGCCCGGCTCTCGCGCTCCTCCATCTCGGCGGCCAGCAGCGCCTCGAGGTAGCCGATGTGGGAGTGTCCCTCGCGGGTGGCGGCGTCTGCCAGCCGCGCGAACTGGCCGCCGATCGTCGGCATGCGCAGCGCCTTGCAGTGCTGCCGGATGGCTTGGTCCTGGAGGTCGGCCATCATGCCGTGCCCGCGCAGGGCGCCGAGAGCAGCACGTCATACTCGGCCATCGTCGGCATCGGCCGGTCGTAACGGGCCAGTTCGCCAACATCGACCGCACAGGGTTGGCCTTTGCGCAGCGCTGCTTCTGTCAGCAGATAACGCACCGCCGCCACGTCACAGGCCCCAAGCGACACCGCCGCGGTGACCGCGACGCGCAGCTTGTCGTGGCCGAACTCCTGCCCCAGCGCCACGACCGCCACCATGGCGCGGGTGCCATTCTGTTTGCCGTGCCTGGCCAGCAGCCGCTCCCAGAGTTCGTCGTAGCAGGCGGGCCAG includes:
- the istB gene encoding IS21-like element helper ATPase IstB; amino-acid sequence: MMADLQDQAIRQHCKALRMPTIGGQFARLADAATREGHSHIGYLEALLAAEMEERESRAIARLLHEARLPRMKTLDAFEFDRSGVAATQLRTLAEGDYITRAEPILLVGDAGTGKTHLATGLCVAACRQRRRVRFTTATALVNELAEAAHANQLSRALGRWERLDLICIDELGYVPLAETACELMFQVIADRAEKAAVIVTTNLPFSEWSQVIPNPRLCKALIDRLTDRAHIITTGTDSYRFRRTTAQRKAPKP